In Aedes albopictus strain Foshan chromosome 3, AalbF5, whole genome shotgun sequence, the following are encoded in one genomic region:
- the LOC115257779 gene encoding guanine nucleotide-binding protein G(s) subunit alpha, producing the protein MGCFGSAGSKQSDSNSSEDTKSQKRRSDAITRQLQKDKQVYRATHRLLLLGAGESGKSTIVKQMRILHVNGFSDTERKQKIEDIKKNIRDAILTITGAMSTLTPPIPLEKPDNQARVDYIQDYASGPDFNYPPEFYENTEELWKDRGVQQTYERSNEYQLIDCAKYFLDRVSEIKQPNYTPTEQDILRCRVLTSGIFETRFQVDKVNFHMFDVGGQRDERRKWIQCFNDVTAIIFVTACSSYNMVLREDPTQNRLRESLELFKSIWNNRWLRTISVILFLNKQDLLAEKIKAGKSKLSDYFSEFNRYQTPADAVCEMGEEPEVIRAKYFIRDEFLRISTASGDGKHYCYPHFTCAVDTENIKRVFNDCRDIIQRMHLRQYELL; encoded by the exons ATGGGTTGCTTCGGATCGGCCGGATCGAAACAGTCGGATTCGAACAGTTCCGAGGACACAAAAAGCCAGAAACGAAGGAGCGATGCCATCACGCGACAGCTACAGAAAGATAAACAG GTTTACAGAGCCACCCATAGACTGTTACTGTTAGGCGCCGGTGAATCCGGCAAGTCAACAATCGTAAAACAAATGAGAATATTGCATGTTAATGGATTCTCCGACACAGAAAGGAAACAGAAAATAGAGGATATCAAAAAGAATATCAGAGATGCCATATTG ACAATTACCGGTGCAATGAGCACACTTACACCTCCTATTCCATTAGAAAAGCCAGACAACCAGGCGAGGGTAGACTATATTCAGGATTACGCTTCAG GTCCTGACTTCAATTATCCACCGGAGTTCTACGAAAACACAGAAGAGCTGTGGAAAGATCGCGGTGTGCAGCAGACCTACGAGCGATCGAATGAATACCAATTAATTGATTGTGCTAAATA CTTTCTGGATCGTGTTAGTGAAATCAAGCAGCCTAATTATACTCCAACCGAGCAGGATATACTGAGATGTCGTGTCTTAACGTCGGGTATATTCGAAACTAGGTTTCAAGTTGATAAGGTTAATTTTCA CATGTTCGACGTTGGCGGTCAGCGGGACGAACGACGTAAGTGGATCCAGTGTTTTAACGATGTCACTGCAATCATTTTCGTGACAGCGTGTTCTAGTTATAATATGGTCCTGCGAGAGGATCCCACGCAAAACCGGCTGAGAGAATCGCTGGAACTGTTCAAAAGTATTTGGAACAATAG ATGGTTACGAACAATATCGGTCATATTGTTTCTCAACAAACAAGACTTGCTAGCGGAGAAAATCAAAGCTGGTAAAAGCAAACTTTCCGACTACTTTAGTGAGTTCAATCGTTACCAGACGCCGG CTGACGCCGTTTGTGAAATGGGCGAAGAACCAGAAGTGATAAGGGCAAAATATTTCATTCGAGATGAATTTTTG CGTATATCGACGGCCAGTGGAGACGGTAAGCATTACTGCTATCCGCACTTTACCTGTGCGGTAGACACCGAAAACATCAAAAGAGTTTTCAACGATTGTCGAGACATCATCCAGCGGATGCATCTGCGGCAATACGAGCTGTTATAG